The Humulus lupulus chromosome 4, drHumLupu1.1, whole genome shotgun sequence genome has a window encoding:
- the LOC133833154 gene encoding loganic acid O-methyltransferase-like translates to MVLKREKMMSVMPEVVVRPMNGGNGHYSYTKNSTFQRKAIEAAKELINKSISEKLDIETLTSCKTFKIVDLGCSVGPNTLLAMQTIIDAVVHKFKSQRKTSTSRDDLPEFQVFFNDQASNDFNQLFTSLPPKTQYFAAGVPGSFHRRLFPNASLNFVHSSCAVQWLSRVPPEVLDKSSPAWNKGKVHYSNSSTEVVKAFEDQYAKDLSNFLNVRAQEIVHGGLMALIIPGRPNKTPHSDAYINKAFEFVDSSLIDMEKKGKIKNEKLDSFNFPINYASLHEVESVVKQNSWFSLEIMENLPHEKPQPKVMSVTLRAGLEGTIKDHFGDEVDTEELFDLLLCEKLEEAFSITESCESVSLFVLLKRTPNDNR, encoded by the exons AGAAAAGCTATAGAGGCTGCGAAAGAACTCATCAACAAATCAATATCAGAGAAACTTGACATCGAGACTCTTACTTCTTGTAAAACCTTTAAAATCGTTGACTTGGGCTGCTCAGTTGGGCCTAATACACTCTTAGCAATGCAAACCATAATAGATGCCGTGGTTCACAAGTTTAAAAGCCAAAGAAAAACCAGTACTTCTCGTGATGACCTCCCTGAGTTTCAAGTGTTTTTCAACGATCAGGCTTCAAATGACTTCAACCAGCTTTTCACATCTCTTCCTCCGAAAACTCAATACTTCGCGGCGGGGGTGCCCGGTTCATTCCACAGAAGATTATTTCCCAATGCTTCTCTTAATTTTGTTCACTCTTCATGTGCTGTTCAATGGCTTTCTAGAGTTCCACCTGAGGTTTTGGACAAGAGCTCTCCTGCTTGGAACAAAGGGAAAGTTCACTACTCAAACTCCTCGACTGAAGTTGTCAAGGCTTTTGAAGATCAGTATGCTAAGGACTTGAGCAACTTTCTAAATGTTAGAGCACAAGAGATTGTCCATGGAGGTTTGATGGCTCTTATTATTCCAGGTCGCCCCAATAAAACACCTCACTCTGATGCTTATATCAACAAGGCATTTGAATTTGTTGACTCTTCTCTTATAGACATGGAAAAGAAG GGCAAGATTAAGAATGAAAAGTTGGATTCTTTTAACTTTCCAATTAATTATGCATCTCTCCATGAAGTGGAATCAGTTGTCAAACAAAACAGTTGGTTTAGCTTAGAGATAATGGAGAACCTACCTCACGAAAAGCCACAACCCAAAGTGATGTCAGTGACCCTTAGAGCTGGGCTTGAAGGAACCATAAAGGATCATTTTGGTGATGAGGTTGATACTGAAGAGCTCTTTGATCTGCTACTGTGCGAGAAGCTTGAAGAAGCCTTCTCTATCACTGAATCGTGTGAATCAGTGAGCCTCTTTGTCTTACTCAAACGAACACCAAATGATAATAGATGA